The Gemmatimonadota bacterium genome has a segment encoding these proteins:
- a CDS encoding flagellar hook-length control protein FliK produces MTAAIGSALPLQSAPAQGEGDVVDPAAAQPFLAALAAAVAAPIAPPKPLLVAVVATEQADAEGVVDGEASGESGDDARVDDAAPTRPPASEADASQTKGTLLRVLVAERAAPDASAVRSVPPSAVSGGDASTDKAAEGDASSSHDKALGHGDRAEHALVLPVAAESPAATPSLTMWQAAVQAQAAPARAADSDHAPALDAPPAAPFRTPATGSGEAGRPPANATSVAAGVLAAMHAAHVAQADDARASAPMVEFAEQVVATLTLQGGVSPGVEQAGADMPAGAAKAMVDAGDSAPLPTPQRVLVTARPATTQGEHDATSDGRHDAPGEERHAVAAPPLEGVEAPMTMARAPWPGGETSTPTKVIDTARPTAEVHRTMEPPATPPTPTSQVTVELDAERTGVQRVRVAVRGDVVHATLVTDRGGVEAMRPQLDDLRHALEGQGFREAHVQVRMAGDGTPAAVGGATAELRLRNDAPSRAPDGSSSEQQPRGRQRGQDQHPPAGGQPDFEEEIL; encoded by the coding sequence ATGACCGCCGCGATTGGCAGTGCGCTGCCGCTCCAGAGCGCTCCGGCCCAGGGTGAAGGCGACGTTGTCGACCCGGCGGCGGCGCAGCCGTTTCTTGCGGCCCTCGCGGCCGCGGTGGCCGCGCCGATCGCCCCGCCGAAGCCGCTCCTCGTGGCGGTGGTCGCCACGGAACAGGCCGACGCGGAAGGTGTCGTGGACGGCGAGGCGTCGGGGGAGAGCGGCGACGATGCGCGCGTCGACGATGCGGCGCCGACTCGGCCGCCTGCCTCGGAGGCGGATGCCTCGCAGACGAAGGGCACGCTCCTCCGGGTACTGGTCGCCGAGCGGGCGGCGCCGGATGCGTCCGCGGTCCGTAGCGTGCCGCCTTCGGCCGTCTCGGGCGGGGACGCGTCGACCGACAAGGCGGCGGAGGGTGATGCGTCATCGTCGCACGACAAGGCGCTCGGCCACGGCGATCGCGCGGAGCATGCGCTTGTGCTCCCCGTGGCTGCTGAGTCGCCTGCGGCGACACCATCGCTCACGATGTGGCAGGCTGCGGTGCAGGCCCAGGCCGCACCGGCTCGCGCAGCGGACTCTGACCACGCTCCGGCGCTCGATGCACCACCTGCGGCACCGTTCCGCACGCCCGCCACTGGAAGCGGTGAAGCAGGCCGCCCGCCGGCCAACGCCACCAGCGTGGCCGCCGGGGTGCTGGCGGCGATGCACGCCGCACACGTGGCGCAGGCGGACGACGCACGCGCCAGTGCGCCCATGGTGGAGTTCGCGGAGCAGGTGGTTGCGACACTGACGCTGCAGGGCGGCGTCTCCCCCGGGGTGGAGCAGGCCGGTGCCGACATGCCGGCTGGCGCAGCGAAGGCCATGGTCGACGCCGGAGACTCCGCACCGTTGCCGACACCACAACGCGTGTTGGTGACCGCGCGTCCTGCCACCACGCAGGGCGAGCACGACGCGACGAGCGACGGTCGACACGATGCTCCCGGCGAGGAGCGTCACGCGGTGGCGGCACCTCCGCTCGAGGGGGTCGAGGCACCGATGACGATGGCGCGGGCACCGTGGCCCGGGGGCGAAACGTCGACGCCGACAAAGGTCATCGATACCGCGCGACCGACGGCCGAGGTGCATCGGACGATGGAGCCCCCGGCCACACCACCGACGCCGACTTCGCAGGTGACGGTGGAACTGGATGCCGAACGCACCGGTGTGCAGCGCGTGCGGGTGGCGGTGCGCGGCGACGTGGTGCACGCGACGCTGGTGACCGATCGGGGCGGGGTCGAGGCGATGCGGCCGCAACTCGACGACCTCCGGCATGCCTTGGAGGGTCAGGGATTCCGCGAGGCGCATGTCCAGGTGCGGATGGCGGGCGACGGCACGCCGGCGGCGGTGGGTGGCGCCACGGCGGAGCTGCGGCTCCGCAACGACGCCCCGTCGCGGGCGCCCGATGGCTCGAGCAGCGAGCAGCAGCCCCGTGGTCGGCAGCGCGGCCAGGATCAGCACCCGCCAGCCGGCGGTCAACCAGATTTTGAGGAGGAGATCCTGTGA
- a CDS encoding flagellar hook protein FlgE — MMRSLFAGVSGLRNHQTRLDVIGNNIANVNTVAFKASRVTFKEAFAQLLQGASRPPGDLGGVNPIQIGSGMNIGSIDQLFTQGTLESTGQNTDLAIQGDSFFVVGNGNRRFYTRAGAFQLDADGRMIAPTNGFVVQGINANSAGVFSSSSSITDIILPLGQITPANITTVAQMRGNLNASAAIGDTHAMGVTVYDGVGTPHQLDITFTNTAPGAWDWSVTSGTATLPLTSGTATFGTAGELLTFTYPGGGAVLTVTPTGAGAPFDITFDAGTIGDVDGLAGFSNASNAVIRSQDGYQSGDLESIAIDKNGVVTGFFTNGVTQALAQIALARFNNPSGLLRQGDNMFTESANSGLPVLGFAGTSDTSSITPGALENSNVDLSQEFTSMIITQRGFQANARVITTSDEMLQELVNLKR; from the coding sequence ATGATGCGATCCCTCTTTGCCGGCGTGTCCGGCTTGCGGAACCACCAGACGCGACTTGACGTCATCGGCAACAACATTGCCAACGTCAACACCGTGGCCTTCAAGGCCTCGCGCGTCACGTTCAAGGAAGCCTTTGCCCAGCTGTTGCAGGGCGCGTCCCGCCCGCCCGGTGACCTCGGCGGCGTGAACCCGATCCAGATCGGTTCGGGCATGAACATCGGCTCGATCGACCAGCTCTTCACGCAGGGCACGCTGGAGTCGACGGGGCAGAACACCGACCTCGCCATCCAGGGCGACTCCTTCTTCGTGGTGGGCAACGGCAACCGCCGCTTCTACACCCGCGCGGGCGCCTTCCAGCTCGACGCCGATGGCCGGATGATCGCGCCCACCAACGGCTTCGTGGTCCAGGGGATCAACGCCAACTCGGCCGGCGTCTTCTCCTCCTCGTCGTCAATCACCGACATCATCCTGCCGCTCGGGCAGATCACGCCGGCGAACATCACCACCGTGGCGCAGATGCGCGGCAATCTCAACGCCTCGGCGGCGATCGGCGACACGCACGCGATGGGTGTCACGGTGTACGACGGCGTCGGCACCCCGCACCAGCTCGACATCACCTTCACCAACACGGCCCCGGGCGCGTGGGATTGGTCGGTGACCAGCGGCACGGCGACGCTGCCGCTGACCTCCGGCACGGCGACCTTCGGCACGGCCGGTGAGTTGCTGACCTTCACCTATCCGGGTGGCGGGGCCGTGTTGACGGTCACGCCGACGGGCGCCGGTGCGCCATTCGACATCACCTTCGACGCGGGCACCATCGGCGATGTCGATGGGCTGGCAGGCTTCTCGAACGCCTCGAACGCCGTCATCCGCTCACAGGACGGCTATCAGTCGGGCGACCTCGAGTCGATCGCGATCGACAAGAACGGCGTGGTCACCGGCTTCTTCACGAACGGGGTGACCCAGGCGCTGGCGCAGATCGCCCTCGCCCGCTTCAACAACCCCTCGGGCCTGCTGCGACAGGGCGACAACATGTTCACCGAGTCGGCCAACTCCGGCCTGCCGGTCCTCGGCTTCGCCGGGACGAGCGACACGTCCAGCATCACCCCGGGCGCGCTCGAGAACTCGAACGTGGACCTGTCGCAGGAATTCACCTCGATGATCATTACCCAGCGCGGCTTCCAGGCCAACGCCCGGGTGATCACCACATCGGACGAGATGCTGCAGGAGCTGGTGAACCTCAAGCGGTAA
- a CDS encoding flagellar basal body-associated FliL family protein, with protein MADPITEDVPAASGGKLPIIAAAGALLVGVAAGMFVIAPRLPGAAPAAAEAGAAEGKEGEVPKKVLFQLENVIVNPAGSQGQRFIVATVAFEVASEQIRNVLHESETQIRDAVTGVLEKKTVDELLAVGARDSLRSAFAEVVKPYLKGEKVQVFIPQFLVQ; from the coding sequence ATGGCCGATCCGATCACCGAAGATGTTCCCGCCGCCTCTGGTGGCAAGCTCCCGATCATCGCGGCCGCTGGCGCGCTGCTGGTCGGCGTGGCGGCCGGGATGTTCGTGATCGCGCCGCGCCTCCCGGGGGCCGCCCCGGCCGCGGCCGAGGCGGGCGCGGCGGAAGGGAAGGAGGGCGAGGTCCCGAAGAAGGTGCTCTTTCAGCTCGAGAATGTGATCGTCAATCCGGCGGGCTCGCAGGGGCAGCGCTTCATTGTGGCCACCGTCGCCTTCGAAGTCGCCTCCGAGCAGATCCGCAACGTCCTGCACGAGTCCGAGACTCAGATCCGTGATGCGGTCACCGGCGTCCTCGAGAAGAAGACGGTGGATGAGCTGCTCGCGGTCGGAGCCCGGGACTCGCTCCGCAGCGCCTTTGCGGAGGTCGTCAAGCCGTATCTCAAGGGCGAAAAGGTCCAGGTCTTCATTCCACAGTTCCTGGTGCAGTAG
- a CDS encoding FliM/FliN family flagellar motor switch protein, with amino-acid sequence MATPDPLSQQDVDSLLKGATRPAAPTEVVPYNFRRPPRISRERQAALDAMHERLASGLQGVFSSRLRRNVDIGVVSVVQATFGEFLLALSTPCAAYIVELGDERSSSGVVDFDPELAAFLVDRLFGGTGETPGPRRALTALEQGVLGDLTDRLLAQLQTAYADTVPIAPRRGGFEAVADSLHVAGREDNVLIVILEVKGGPSTGYLTLCLLLTAFERFLQEKAGPQLQAPRGRPEDIAQARQLIDGHVRSAGVPIAVRLPEFRISALDVALLREGQLLETGQSASGEVELHVNGRRLALGHLGRQQGFVGLRITGWTPTTEPLPATRPSRRKRPG; translated from the coding sequence GTGGCCACCCCGGACCCGCTCTCGCAGCAGGACGTCGATTCGCTGCTCAAAGGTGCGACTCGTCCCGCCGCGCCGACCGAGGTGGTGCCCTACAACTTCCGTCGCCCGCCGCGGATCTCGCGTGAGCGGCAGGCCGCGCTCGACGCCATGCACGAGCGGCTCGCCAGCGGCCTGCAGGGCGTCTTTTCCTCACGCCTCCGCCGCAATGTCGACATCGGCGTGGTCAGCGTGGTCCAGGCGACCTTCGGCGAATTCCTCCTCGCCCTGAGCACGCCGTGCGCGGCCTACATCGTCGAGCTGGGCGACGAGCGGAGCTCGAGCGGGGTCGTGGACTTCGATCCCGAGCTCGCGGCGTTTCTGGTCGACCGACTCTTCGGCGGCACCGGCGAAACGCCCGGGCCGCGGCGCGCGCTGACCGCCCTGGAACAGGGCGTGCTTGGCGACCTGACCGACCGGCTCCTCGCCCAGCTGCAGACCGCCTACGCCGACACGGTGCCGATCGCGCCGCGCCGCGGCGGCTTCGAGGCGGTGGCGGATTCGCTGCATGTCGCCGGCCGGGAAGACAACGTCCTGATCGTGATCCTCGAGGTGAAGGGCGGGCCGAGCACCGGCTACCTCACCCTCTGCCTGCTGCTCACGGCGTTCGAGCGCTTCCTGCAGGAGAAGGCCGGACCGCAACTACAGGCTCCGCGTGGCCGCCCCGAGGACATTGCCCAGGCGCGCCAACTGATCGATGGCCACGTCCGATCGGCCGGCGTGCCGATCGCCGTGCGCCTTCCCGAGTTCCGAATCTCGGCGCTCGACGTCGCGCTGCTCCGCGAGGGCCAGCTGCTCGAGACGGGTCAGTCCGCCTCGGGCGAAGTCGAATTGCACGTGAATGGCCGTCGCCTCGCGCTGGGCCACCTCGGCCGCCAGCAGGGCTTTGTCGGCCTGCGCATCACCGGGTGGACGCCGACCACCGAACCACTCCCCGCCACTCGACCCTCTCGCAGGAAGCGTCCCGGATGA
- the fliN gene encoding flagellar motor switch protein FliN: MTGPSTPSPAPAALDELGLGTAAAGGAKLESLLDMMLPVAIEFGRTSMAIQEVLDLGPGSVIQLDRMVGEPVDIFVSDRRLAEGEVVVVGEHFGVRITRVLSLPRDAAPRTGGR, translated from the coding sequence ATGACCGGACCGTCCACGCCGTCCCCCGCACCCGCCGCACTCGACGAACTCGGCCTCGGCACCGCCGCTGCTGGCGGCGCCAAGCTCGAGTCGTTGCTCGACATGATGCTGCCGGTGGCGATCGAATTCGGCCGCACCAGCATGGCCATCCAGGAAGTGCTCGACCTCGGGCCCGGCTCCGTCATCCAGCTGGACCGGATGGTGGGCGAGCCGGTCGACATCTTCGTCAGCGATCGTCGGCTCGCCGAGGGCGAGGTCGTCGTGGTGGGCGAGCACTTCGGCGTCCGGATCACGCGGGTGCTCTCGTTGCCGCGCGACGCGGCGCCGCGCACCGGGGGACGCTAA
- the fliP gene encoding flagellar type III secretion system pore protein FliP (The bacterial flagellar biogenesis protein FliP forms a type III secretion system (T3SS)-type pore required for flagellar assembly.), translating into MLSALAALLITAGVMVLALKLLGRLQGVAPRGEQSGALQVLDRIATGPRQGVVLLRAADRVLIVGVGDGHTLLGELDPEASAALLARRDRAATSRTDGAPWRAALSRVGLVAALVLLPAMVSAQTITVPQPAATGRAAATATKVPTVKAPTPPTMDVRVGDGGEQLRLTGAVGVVVLMGALTLLPAVFMLMTGFTRILIVLSFLRSALGTQGAPPTQLLVAIAIILTGVVMQPTLTEANRDALQPYLRGEIGQVQAYEAAIVPMRRFMLANTRDKDLGVFAELSAVPDSVAVEDLPTATVMSAFVTSELRTAFQMGFIIFLPFLVIDLIVASVLMSMGMFMLPPVLVSLPFKLLLFVLADGWTLVMQNLVASFRPG; encoded by the coding sequence GTGCTCAGCGCCCTCGCTGCCCTCCTCATCACCGCGGGAGTCATGGTGCTGGCTCTCAAGCTGCTCGGCCGACTGCAAGGGGTCGCGCCTCGTGGTGAACAGAGCGGGGCACTGCAGGTGCTGGACCGCATCGCGACGGGGCCGCGTCAGGGCGTCGTGCTGCTCCGGGCCGCGGATCGTGTGCTGATCGTCGGCGTGGGTGACGGTCATACCCTGCTGGGCGAGCTGGACCCCGAGGCGTCTGCGGCGCTGCTGGCCCGACGCGATCGGGCCGCCACGTCCCGCACCGATGGCGCACCGTGGCGGGCCGCGCTCTCGCGCGTCGGGCTGGTCGCGGCGCTGGTCCTGCTCCCCGCGATGGTCTCGGCGCAAACCATCACGGTCCCGCAGCCGGCCGCCACGGGGCGTGCGGCGGCGACCGCAACCAAGGTGCCCACCGTGAAGGCACCGACGCCACCGACGATGGATGTTCGGGTGGGCGACGGCGGCGAGCAGTTGCGGCTCACCGGTGCCGTCGGCGTGGTGGTGCTGATGGGCGCGCTGACGCTGCTGCCGGCGGTCTTCATGTTGATGACCGGCTTCACTCGCATCCTGATCGTGCTCTCGTTCCTGCGTTCCGCGCTCGGCACCCAGGGGGCGCCACCCACGCAGCTGCTGGTGGCGATCGCCATCATCCTCACCGGCGTCGTGATGCAGCCGACGCTGACCGAGGCGAATCGCGATGCCCTGCAACCCTATCTGCGCGGCGAAATCGGGCAGGTCCAGGCGTACGAGGCGGCGATCGTCCCGATGCGTCGCTTCATGCTGGCCAACACGCGCGACAAGGATCTCGGCGTCTTCGCCGAGTTGAGCGCGGTGCCCGATTCGGTCGCGGTGGAAGACTTGCCGACCGCCACGGTGATGTCGGCCTTCGTGACCAGCGAACTGCGCACCGCCTTCCAGATGGGCTTCATCATCTTCCTCCCCTTTCTGGTGATCGACCTGATCGTCGCGTCGGTGCTGATGAGCATGGGGATGTTCATGCTGCCCCCGGTCCTCGTCTCGCTGCCGTTCAAGTTGCTGCTGTTCGTGCTCGCCGATGGCTGGACGCTCGTGATGCAGAATCTCGTCGCCTCCTTCCGGCCGGGCTGA
- the fliQ gene encoding flagellar biosynthesis protein FliQ, with the protein MTPLIAADLLQRSLTVVLTVGGPLLLAALVVGVVISLMQAVTQVQEQSLTFIPKLVVVAVVFVAALPWMLRAMVEFTVGMLQSLPQAAR; encoded by the coding sequence ATGACCCCGCTGATTGCCGCCGACTTGCTGCAACGCTCGCTCACGGTGGTGCTGACCGTGGGCGGTCCGCTGTTGCTGGCCGCACTGGTCGTCGGCGTCGTCATCTCGCTGATGCAGGCCGTGACGCAGGTGCAGGAGCAGAGCCTCACTTTCATTCCGAAGCTGGTGGTCGTCGCCGTGGTGTTCGTCGCGGCGCTGCCCTGGATGCTCCGGGCGATGGTCGAGTTCACCGTCGGCATGCTGCAGTCGTTGCCCCAGGCCGCTCGATGA
- a CDS encoding flagellar biosynthetic protein FliR: MNPLTLIDALQPINWPNFAFVSARVAGLMTVAPLWAMTVVPARLRGAIAVVLSLALLPLVPPVEWPIDGPSLVVPLAAELLLGLAIGLAAACFLYGVAVAAEVVSLQMGLSLGAAIGGMTNIGSPGIGQLEGQFVLAVYVAVGGHLTLLTGLARSLLVIPPGSAIDVAEGGRYMVALAGGIFSTAVQVAAPMMVALLVTNLALAVVNRAVPQLNTMMVAVPVTVAVGLIALGATLPLATGFVTGWANDLGRGTDAVVQSFVPAGP; encoded by the coding sequence ATGAATCCGCTGACGCTGATCGACGCGCTGCAGCCGATCAACTGGCCCAACTTCGCGTTCGTGAGTGCGCGTGTCGCGGGCCTGATGACGGTCGCCCCGCTCTGGGCAATGACGGTGGTGCCGGCGCGGTTGCGCGGCGCCATCGCGGTGGTGCTGTCGCTCGCGCTCCTGCCGCTGGTGCCACCGGTCGAGTGGCCGATCGACGGGCCCTCGCTCGTCGTGCCGCTGGCGGCGGAGTTGCTGCTGGGGCTGGCGATCGGACTCGCCGCCGCGTGCTTCCTCTACGGGGTGGCGGTCGCGGCGGAAGTCGTCTCGCTGCAGATGGGGCTGTCGCTCGGCGCCGCGATCGGTGGCATGACGAACATCGGCTCCCCGGGCATCGGCCAGCTCGAAGGGCAGTTCGTGCTGGCCGTCTATGTCGCGGTCGGTGGACATCTCACGCTGCTCACCGGGCTCGCGCGGTCGCTGCTCGTGATTCCGCCGGGCTCGGCGATCGATGTGGCCGAGGGTGGCCGGTACATGGTCGCGCTGGCCGGCGGGATTTTTTCCACCGCGGTGCAGGTGGCGGCACCGATGATGGTCGCGCTGCTGGTGACCAACCTCGCCCTCGCGGTCGTCAATCGCGCGGTGCCGCAGCTGAACACGATGATGGTCGCCGTTCCGGTCACGGTGGCGGTCGGCTTGATCGCGCTGGGCGCGACGCTGCCCTTGGCCACCGGTTTTGTCACGGGATGGGCCAATGACCTCGGCCGTGGGACCGACGCCGTGGTGCAGTCCTTCGTGCCGGCGGGGCCCTAG
- a CDS encoding EscU/YscU/HrcU family type III secretion system export apparatus switch protein: MAEDQAQEKSELPTQRRLDQAMDEGRVPKSQELSAAIVLLSGATALAAFGGSALGEGSFSVLRRTVAALSGPEMTEAGAAALLRGLIETTLTALLPFLAAVLVPVLVVNVIQARGVLSFTPITPQLSRISPIAGLGRLLSVQSLFALGKAMVKLGVIGWVTWVALSRAWPELTALVGATAPAVLATTRSVTIRLVLFAVGAFAAVAVVDYLFEVWRHQKGLRMTRREIFDEMRESEGDPMLRSRRRSLAQSFARRRMLQQVKQADVVIVNPTEIAIAIRYDGRKSIAPVVVAMGQRKLAERIRAIAREAGVPIVRNVPVARALLAGARVGQPIPPALYAAVAEVLAFVYRVRGRLPQHLAEVRNR, translated from the coding sequence ATGGCCGAAGATCAGGCCCAGGAAAAGAGTGAACTCCCCACCCAGCGCCGGCTTGATCAGGCGATGGATGAAGGGCGCGTCCCGAAGAGCCAGGAGCTTTCCGCGGCGATCGTGCTGCTGTCTGGTGCCACCGCGCTCGCCGCGTTCGGCGGGAGCGCGCTGGGGGAGGGATCGTTCAGCGTGCTCCGCCGGACCGTGGCCGCGCTCTCGGGGCCGGAGATGACGGAAGCCGGAGCGGCAGCATTGCTGCGGGGCCTGATCGAGACGACGCTCACCGCACTGTTGCCGTTCCTCGCCGCCGTGCTCGTCCCGGTGCTGGTGGTCAACGTGATCCAGGCGCGCGGTGTCCTCTCGTTCACGCCGATCACGCCACAACTCTCGCGCATCTCGCCGATCGCCGGCCTCGGGCGACTCCTCTCGGTGCAATCGCTCTTCGCCCTCGGCAAGGCGATGGTGAAGCTCGGGGTCATCGGCTGGGTGACGTGGGTGGCGCTCTCCCGCGCATGGCCCGAGCTGACCGCGCTGGTGGGCGCGACCGCACCGGCGGTCCTGGCCACGACGCGGTCGGTCACCATCCGGCTGGTGCTCTTTGCCGTCGGCGCCTTCGCCGCCGTGGCCGTCGTCGACTACCTGTTCGAGGTCTGGCGCCATCAGAAGGGCCTGCGGATGACGCGCCGCGAGATCTTCGACGAAATGCGCGAGAGCGAGGGCGACCCGATGCTGCGGAGCCGCCGCCGGTCCTTGGCGCAGAGCTTTGCGCGCCGCCGGATGCTCCAGCAGGTCAAGCAGGCCGACGTGGTGATCGTCAACCCGACCGAGATTGCCATCGCGATCCGCTACGACGGGCGCAAGTCGATCGCGCCGGTGGTGGTGGCGATGGGGCAGCGCAAGCTCGCCGAACGGATCCGCGCGATCGCCCGCGAGGCCGGCGTGCCGATCGTGCGCAACGTCCCGGTCGCCCGCGCCCTCCTGGCCGGCGCGCGCGTCGGCCAGCCGATCCCGCCGGCGCTCTACGCCGCCGTCGCCGAAGTGTTGGCGTTCGTCTATCGTGTGCGCGGGCGCCTGCCGCAACACCTCGCTGAGGTGCGCAACCGGTGA
- the flhA gene encoding flagellar biosynthesis protein FlhA — protein MLIVALLVVPLPTILLDGLLALSIALSVLVLLVTLGTRDPIDFSGFPSLLLLLTLFRLGLNVSTTRLILANGYAGEVINAFGNFLIGGNVVVGLVIFLILVVINFMVITKGAGRIAEVAARFTLDAMPGKQMAIDADLGAGLIDEAEARRRRTDVARYADFYGAMDGAAKFVRGDAVAGLIITAINLVGGFAIGMMQQGLSAGDAITRYSGLSIGDGLVSQIPALIVSTSAGIITTYGASSPGVGQALGGQLTRNPRALGMSAGVLALLAVLPGLPALPFLALAGAAGAMAWVGRRPASVSTPVSTTPSSSVAAAVPGTAQMRELLQVEPIEVELGYALIPLVDEAQQGDLLPRIGLLRRQLATELGIIVPPARIRDNIQLSPTEYAIRLRGVRVAGGEIMPRYLLALDAGGRGLPLDGIRTTDPTFGIPALWITPDRRIEAEASGYSVVEAPTVLATHLMETIRRHAGDILSRQDVRELVDGLRETHPALVDDLIPAKLPLGALHRVLQRLLREGLPVRDLVTILETLSDAADQSKEPEVLTEHVRRALSNVVAQLFADPDGTVRGITIGPRLESALMTLFAPRAARDGHSLEPDQLTGLLRALNELATTARRDGRARPLITPPALRVGIRRLVEPILPDLPVVSLGELPPQMPVQSLAMWELTRGT, from the coding sequence ATGCTCATCGTGGCGTTGTTGGTGGTGCCGTTGCCGACGATCCTCCTGGACGGCCTGCTCGCGTTGAGCATCGCGCTGTCGGTGCTGGTGCTGCTCGTGACGCTCGGCACCCGCGATCCGATCGACTTCAGCGGCTTCCCGTCGCTCCTGTTGCTGCTGACCCTCTTCCGCCTCGGGCTGAACGTCAGCACCACGCGCCTCATTCTGGCGAACGGCTATGCCGGCGAAGTCATCAACGCCTTCGGCAACTTCCTGATCGGCGGCAACGTCGTCGTCGGGCTGGTGATCTTCCTGATTCTCGTGGTGATCAACTTCATGGTGATCACCAAGGGTGCCGGGCGCATCGCGGAAGTCGCGGCGCGCTTCACCCTCGACGCGATGCCCGGCAAGCAGATGGCCATCGACGCCGACCTGGGTGCCGGCCTGATCGACGAGGCCGAGGCGCGGCGGCGCCGCACCGACGTGGCGCGCTACGCCGACTTCTACGGCGCGATGGACGGCGCGGCGAAGTTCGTCCGCGGCGACGCCGTGGCGGGCTTGATCATCACGGCGATCAACCTCGTGGGTGGCTTCGCGATCGGGATGATGCAGCAGGGGCTCAGCGCGGGCGACGCGATCACCCGCTACAGCGGGCTCTCGATCGGCGACGGCCTCGTCTCGCAGATCCCGGCGCTGATCGTCAGCACCTCGGCGGGCATCATCACGACCTACGGCGCCTCCTCGCCCGGTGTCGGCCAGGCGCTCGGCGGCCAGTTGACGCGCAACCCGCGCGCGCTGGGCATGTCTGCAGGTGTGCTGGCGCTGCTGGCCGTGCTGCCCGGCCTTCCGGCGCTGCCGTTCCTGGCCCTGGCCGGGGCGGCGGGTGCGATGGCCTGGGTCGGCCGTCGTCCGGCGAGCGTGTCGACGCCGGTGAGCACCACGCCAAGCTCCAGCGTGGCCGCGGCGGTGCCGGGGACGGCGCAGATGCGCGAGTTGCTCCAGGTCGAGCCGATCGAGGTCGAACTCGGCTACGCCCTGATTCCGCTCGTGGACGAGGCACAACAGGGCGACCTCCTGCCGCGGATCGGCCTGCTCCGTCGGCAGCTTGCCACCGAACTCGGCATCATCGTCCCGCCGGCGCGCATTCGCGACAACATCCAGCTCTCGCCGACCGAGTATGCCATCCGGTTGCGCGGCGTGCGGGTCGCCGGAGGGGAGATCATGCCGCGCTATCTTCTCGCGCTCGATGCCGGCGGTCGCGGGCTGCCGCTCGACGGCATTCGTACCACCGATCCGACCTTCGGGATTCCGGCACTCTGGATCACGCCCGATCGGCGCATCGAGGCGGAGGCGAGTGGCTACAGTGTGGTCGAGGCGCCGACCGTCCTGGCCACGCACCTGATGGAGACGATCCGGCGGCATGCCGGCGACATCCTCTCGCGGCAGGATGTGCGCGAACTCGTCGACGGGCTGCGCGAGACGCATCCCGCGCTGGTGGACGACCTCATCCCCGCGAAGCTGCCGCTCGGAGCTCTGCATCGCGTGCTGCAACGGCTGCTGCGCGAGGGGCTGCCGGTTCGCGACCTCGTCACCATTCTCGAGACGCTGTCCGACGCCGCGGACCAGAGCAAGGAGCCGGAAGTGCTCACCGAGCACGTGCGGCGCGCGCTGTCGAATGTCGTCGCGCAGCTCTTCGCCGATCCGGACGGCACCGTGCGCGGCATCACGATCGGGCCGCGGCTCGAGTCGGCGTTGATGACGCTGTTCGCCCCGCGCGCCGCACGCGACGGCCACTCGCTCGAGCCCGACCAGCTGACCGGCCTGCTGCGGGCGCTGAATGAGCTCGCCACGACGGCGCGCCGCGATGGCCGCGCCCGGCCGCTGATCACCCCGCCTGCGCTGCGCGTGGGCATCCGTCGTCTGGTTGAACCGATCCTGCCCGATCTCCCGGTGGTCTCGCTCGGCGAATTGCCGCCGCAGATGCCGGTGCAGAGTCTCGCGATGTGGGAGCTGACCCGTGGCACTTGA